A segment of the Synechococcus sp. MEDNS5 genome:
GCCGCCGCCAGCCTGTCACTGAGCAGCTGCACCGTTACACCAAGACGCTCCTCCCGCTCGCTGCGTTTGGTGGCCACCTCCTGCTGCATCTCCCGGAAGGCCTCGGGCTCGAGCAGCTTGAACGAGAGATCCTCGAGTTCCCACTTGAAGCGGCCGATCCCAAGGCGATTAGCCAATGGGGCATAGATCTCGCGGGTTTCACGGGCAATGCGCTGCCGCTTCTCCTCACGCAAGGCCCCGAGGGTGCGCATGTTGTGCAAGCGATCAGCCAGTTTCACCAACACAACGCGAATGTCGCTGGCCATGGCCAGAAACATCTTGCGCAGGTTTTCTGCCTGAGCTTCGGTGCGATTGGTGAAGTGAAGTCCACCCAACTTGGTGACGCCCTCCACCAGCTCCCTCACTTCAGGGCCGAAATGACTCTCCAGCTGCTCTGGAGTCACATCGGTGTCTTCCACCACATCGTGAAGGAAGCCGGCGGCTATCACACTGGCACTGGCACCGATATCGCGCAGCAGATCAGCCACAGCCACAGGGTGCACGATGTAAGGGTCACCACTGGCGCGGAACTGCCCTTCGTGAAGCTGGAAAGCGAAATCGAAAGCCGCGGCCAGCAAGGCCTCGGAATCGGTCGGGCAGCTATGGCCAATCCCCGGGGGGACATGGTTGATGCATTCACGCAGCCAGGGCGGCAGCTCGATGCCGTAATCGTCTGGAGAGCGGATCTGACGGTCGCGTAACGCCACCAAACCGCAAGCGGGGTGAGTCGATCGTTGGTCGATCGGCTGAACATCCGGTGCGGAGGTGGCGTTGAGCATCCGTCCTGGCAGTTCAATCCATGGTATGTAGCCGTCAGCCCCAGCGCCTCCTTCTGCCATGACCGACGCACCTGGGGCCGTTCTGGAACTCCAACAGCTGCGCCTGCGTTACCCGGGCAGCCCCGCCTGGACCCTCGACGGCCTGGATCTACGCCTGGAAGCCGGGGAGCGGCTGGCGCTGGTAGGGCCTTCCGGCTGCGGCAAAAGCACCGTTGCCCGTGCTGCCATACAACTGCTGCCCCAGGGAAGCCGCTGCGAGGGAGGCCTGTCTCTCAATGGCCATGATCCGCGCCGCCTGGCGATTCCCGATCTGCGCGCACTCCGGGGAGACTCGGTCGGCCTGGTGTTCCAGGACCCGATGACCCGGCTCAATCCCCTGATGACTGTGGGGGGGCATCTTCTGGACACCCTTAGGGCCCACCATCCGGAGATGGACGCACCATCGAGGCGGCAACGGGCCGAAGAGCTGCTGGAACAGGTGGGCATCGGTGCTGAACGCTTCAAGGCCTACCCCCATGAATTCAGCGGCGGCATGCGCCAGCGCCTGGCCATCGCCTTGGCCATTGTTCTGCGCCCACCCCTGGTGATCGCTGATGAACCCACCACCAGCCTGGATGTGGCTGTGGCCGGTCAGGTGATGGCCGCCCTGCGTGAACTCTGTGACGACCTCGGCAGCGCCCTGCTGCTGATCACCCACGACCTGGCCATGGCCCACCGCTGGTGTGAACGCATGGCAGTGCTGGACGGAGGCAAGGTGGCGGAAATCAATCGCAGCGACGTGGTGCTCACCTATCCAAGTTCGCGGGTGGGGCAGCGACTGCTGGCGGCGGCCCGAGCTCGGGAGGGGGGGGCAACCCCGGCAGCCCCTTCAGCAACCATGGTGCTGAACGTGCAGGAGCTGCGCTGCTGGCACAACCTGGGCGGGCCGCCCTGGGCCCCAAACTGGTTGAAGGCGGTCGATGGGGTCAGCTTTCAGCTGAAAGCAGGCGAAACCCTGGGAGTAGTGGGCGGATCCGGCTGCGGCAAAAGCACGCTCTGCCGCGCTCTGATGGGGTTGACACCCATTCGCGGAGGACGAGTGCAGCTGTTCGAACGGGACCTGCTGCTGTCCCGGGGACGGGATGCCAAAGCGATGCGTCGCTCCATCCAGATGGTGTTTCAGGACCCCTTGGCGTGCCTCAATCCCGCCATGACGGTGGCAGATGCCATCGCCGATCCTCTGCTGATTCATGGCTTGGAATCCCGTGCCTCGGCGAGGGAACGGGCCCGGGAGCTACTGGAACGGGTGGGCCTGGGACCAGCGGAACGTTTTCAGAACCGCCTGCCTCGCCAGCTGTCCGGGGGCCAGCAGCAACGGGTAGCGATCGCAAGGGCGCTGGCCCTGGACCCGAAGGTGCTGATCTGCGATGAGAGCGTCAGCATGCTGGATGCGGAAATCCAATCCGACGTGCTGGGTCTGCTGCGCCAACTGCAGCAGGAGCTGGGGCTGGCGATGATCTTCGTCACCCATGACCTCTCGGTGGCCAGCGGCTTCTGTCACCGCCTGATCGTGCTGGATCACGGCCACATCGTGGAGAGCGGTCCAGGTGATCAACTGCTGAGCAACCCAAAGGCAGAGATCACGCGAACCCTGGTGGATGCCTGTCCGCGGCTGCCGGTCTGACGCTATGGCCGCTGGCACGTCCTTGAGGAGTGATCTGGAGCGTGCGCGGTCGATCCGGGCAC
Coding sequences within it:
- a CDS encoding ABC transporter ATP-binding protein — protein: MTDAPGAVLELQQLRLRYPGSPAWTLDGLDLRLEAGERLALVGPSGCGKSTVARAAIQLLPQGSRCEGGLSLNGHDPRRLAIPDLRALRGDSVGLVFQDPMTRLNPLMTVGGHLLDTLRAHHPEMDAPSRRQRAEELLEQVGIGAERFKAYPHEFSGGMRQRLAIALAIVLRPPLVIADEPTTSLDVAVAGQVMAALRELCDDLGSALLLITHDLAMAHRWCERMAVLDGGKVAEINRSDVVLTYPSSRVGQRLLAAARAREGGATPAAPSATMVLNVQELRCWHNLGGPPWAPNWLKAVDGVSFQLKAGETLGVVGGSGCGKSTLCRALMGLTPIRGGRVQLFERDLLLSRGRDAKAMRRSIQMVFQDPLACLNPAMTVADAIADPLLIHGLESRASARERARELLERVGLGPAERFQNRLPRQLSGGQQQRVAIARALALDPKVLICDESVSMLDAEIQSDVLGLLRQLQQELGLAMIFVTHDLSVASGFCHRLIVLDHGHIVESGPGDQLLSNPKAEITRTLVDACPRLPV